In Sciurus carolinensis chromosome 17, mSciCar1.2, whole genome shotgun sequence, one genomic interval encodes:
- the LOC124968100 gene encoding olfactory receptor 7A10-like, with product MEPGNNTGVSEFLLLGISEDPELQPLIFGLFLSMYLVTVLGNLLIILATISDSHLHTPMYFFLSNLSFVDICFTSTTVPKMLLNIQTQSKAITYAGCITQMCFFFIFLELDNFLLTVMAYDRYVAICHPLHYTALMTPQLCGLLVLVCWILSVLHALLHSLMVLRLSFCTHLEIPHFFCELNQLVQLACSDTFLNDLVVYFALVLLVTCPLAGILYSYSKIVSSIRAISSAQGKYKAFSTCASHLSMVSLLYSTGLGVYLSSAAAHSSQSTSTASVIYTVVTPMLNPFIFSLRNKDVKRALKSIFGGKT from the coding sequence ATGGAACCAGGAAACAATACAGGAGTTTCAGAATTCCTCCTTCTGGGAAtttcagaggacccagaactgcagcccctcatctttgggcttttcctctccatgtacctggtcactgtgctggggaacctgctcatcatcctggccaccatctcagactcccacctccacacgcccatgtacttcttcctctccaacctgtcctttgtggacatctgcttcacctccaccaccgtCCCAAAGATGCTGctgaacatccagacacagagcaaggccatCACATATGCAGGCTGCATCACCCAgatgtgctttttttttatttttttagagttgGACAACTTCCTCCTGACTGTCATGGCCTATGATAGGTATGTTGCCATCTGTCATCCCCTGCACTACACTGCCCTCATGACTCCCCAGCTCTGTGGCTTGCTGGTTCTGGTGTGCTGGATCCTGAGTGTGCTGCATGCCCTGCTACATAGCTTAATGGTGTTGCGACTGTCCTTCTGCACACACTTAgaaatcccccactttttctgtgaactcaaCCAGCTGGTCCAActtgcctgttctgacaccttccTTAATGACCTGGTAGTGTATTTTGCACTTGTGCTCTTGGTTACTTGTCCCCTTGCTGGCatcctttactcctactccaagatagtgtcctccatccGTGCAATCTCATCTGCTCAAGgaaagtacaaagccttctccacctgtgcgtCTCACCTCTCCATGGTCTCCTTACTTTACTCCACAGGCCTAGGTGTGTACCTTAGTTCTGCTGCAGCCCACAGCTCACAGTCCACTTCAACAGCCTCAGTGAtatacactgtggtcacccccatgctgaacccctttatcttCAGTCTGAGGAATAAAGATGTAAAGAGAGCCCTGAAAAGTATCTTTGGAGGGAAAACCTAA